A genomic stretch from Flavobacterium humidisoli includes:
- the dinB gene encoding DNA polymerase IV, with the protein MARAIVHMDLDTFFVSCERLINSELNGKALIVGGGERGVVASCSYEARKFGVRSAMPIAMAMKLCPDAKVIKGDMELYSKMSHDVTEILQEKAPVLEKASVDEFYLDITGMDKFHGSYKWTDELAQKVIKETGLPISFSLSINKTVSKIATGEGKPVGNLEIPEHKVQTFLNPLSIQKIPMVGTVTFQLLSRIGVRKIQTLAEMPAEVLQQMIGKNGLDIWKKANGIDHTPVEPYSERKSISTEHTFSQDTIDIAKLKRVLLGMVEKLAFQLRSEQWLTSTVTVKIRYANFDTETKQCRVAYTSADHILTKNVIELFEKVYQRRMRLRLIGVRFSGLVRGTYQIDLFEDTQEMLALYAAMDKMKSRYGFDAVMRCAGAHFKPNTKDEILKRTK; encoded by the coding sequence ATGGCACGGGCAATTGTACATATGGATTTGGATACCTTTTTTGTATCCTGCGAACGACTCATAAATTCTGAACTAAACGGAAAAGCACTCATCGTGGGCGGAGGAGAACGCGGTGTTGTGGCTTCTTGTTCCTATGAAGCCCGCAAATTTGGAGTACGTTCTGCAATGCCTATTGCAATGGCGATGAAACTTTGCCCTGATGCGAAAGTTATCAAAGGCGACATGGAATTATATTCAAAAATGTCTCATGATGTAACCGAAATTCTTCAAGAAAAAGCACCTGTTTTGGAAAAAGCAAGTGTCGACGAATTTTATCTGGATATTACGGGAATGGATAAATTTCATGGAAGTTATAAATGGACGGATGAATTGGCACAAAAGGTAATTAAGGAAACTGGACTTCCGATTAGTTTTTCGTTATCGATCAATAAAACGGTTTCTAAAATTGCTACAGGCGAAGGTAAACCAGTAGGAAATCTTGAAATTCCAGAACATAAGGTACAGACTTTTTTGAATCCGCTTTCGATTCAGAAAATACCAATGGTCGGAACCGTAACTTTTCAACTCTTGTCCCGAATTGGTGTTCGTAAAATTCAGACTTTGGCCGAAATGCCTGCTGAGGTTTTACAGCAAATGATTGGAAAAAACGGCCTCGATATTTGGAAAAAAGCGAACGGAATCGATCATACACCTGTAGAACCGTATAGCGAAAGAAAATCTATTTCTACAGAACATACTTTTTCTCAAGACACCATTGATATTGCGAAACTCAAAAGAGTGCTTTTGGGAATGGTCGAAAAACTAGCTTTTCAATTGCGTTCTGAACAATGGCTGACTTCAACAGTTACGGTTAAAATTCGTTACGCCAATTTTGATACGGAAACCAAACAATGCCGAGTTGCTTATACTTCAGCCGATCATATTTTGACTAAGAATGTAATAGAGCTTTTTGAGAAAGTCTATCAGCGTCGTATGCGTCTTCGTTTGATTGGGGTTCGCTTTAGCGGATTGGTACGCGGAACGTATCAAATTGATCTTTTTGAAGATACTCAGGAAATGTTGGCACTTTATGCCGCCATGGATAAAATGAAAAGCCGTTATGGTTTTGATGCTGTAATGCGTTGCGCCGGAGCTCACTTTAAACCTAATACTAAAGACGAAATTTTAAAACGCACTAAATAA